A window from Akkermansia muciniphila encodes these proteins:
- a CDS encoding indole-3-glycerol phosphate synthase TrpC: MLLDRFREAKAEEIALLTDMASRRELPRPWKGRRPDFLKAIAEPPAGQPVAVIAEFKQSSPSRGLIATGLKPEEVAEQYAAAGASCISVLTEEQFFGGRIGYLERMSRAGLPLLRKDFIFHQLQVMETASTPASALLLIVRLTPDARTLRILREQAEAYGMHAVVEIFDEADLALARESGARIIQVNARDLDTLKTDRQACLEMGRLRREGEVWIAASAMSTGAHLREAAEAGFQAVLMGTALMEGGKPGETLAAILEETR, encoded by the coding sequence ATGTTGCTTGACCGGTTCAGGGAAGCCAAGGCGGAGGAAATAGCCCTGCTCACGGACATGGCCTCCCGCCGGGAGCTGCCGCGCCCGTGGAAGGGGCGCAGGCCGGATTTCCTGAAAGCCATTGCGGAGCCTCCCGCCGGGCAGCCCGTGGCCGTGATTGCGGAGTTCAAGCAGTCCTCCCCGTCCCGCGGCCTCATCGCCACCGGGCTGAAGCCGGAGGAAGTGGCGGAACAATACGCCGCCGCGGGCGCATCCTGTATCTCCGTGCTGACGGAGGAACAATTTTTTGGCGGCCGCATCGGGTATCTGGAGCGCATGAGCCGCGCCGGGCTCCCGCTGCTCCGCAAGGACTTCATCTTCCACCAGCTCCAGGTGATGGAGACGGCTTCCACGCCCGCTTCCGCCCTGCTGCTCATCGTGCGGTTGACGCCGGATGCCCGGACTCTCCGCATCCTGCGGGAACAGGCGGAGGCCTACGGCATGCACGCCGTGGTGGAGATTTTTGACGAGGCGGACCTGGCCCTGGCCCGTGAATCCGGGGCGCGCATCATCCAGGTGAATGCCCGTGACCTGGATACCTTGAAGACGGACAGGCAGGCTTGTCTGGAGATGGGCAGACTCCGCCGGGAAGGGGAAGTGTGGATCGCCGCCAGCGCCATGAGCACGGGGGCGCATCTCAGGGAAGCCGCGGAAGCCGGCTTCCAGGCCGTACTGATGGGCACCGCCCTGATGGAAGGCGGAAAGCCGGGTGAAACCCTGGCTGCAATTTTAGAAGAAACAAGATGA